In the genome of Leptospira semungkisensis, one region contains:
- a CDS encoding proton-conducting transporter membrane subunit: protein MSFEILLGIGAAVFILIFLTYVLAPTKNQTNLVFWSVLLVLCGGINFAVWIIRDWNEEGTTLQWVLIEATTFVGALLISSSRTSKSFPIAWKFLLINSFGLGIAFLGIILLRSSLHVINQPIEFLAANASSHPEIIWVEIGLWLAIFGYTAKLGLFPNHVWIEDTYGESPTQVSSLLSSFIPVSVCFALRPFVHLDHQLFPHTFSGADGLLVLGIITILYSIFAIYDRNDIRRISAKVALFHTGALAVFLWMDLSETVFLYMMATNLVVKSLLFISMGIVRMDAGKRELGKIIQADSINKPALSLFILALFLAFVMPGSPIFVTDIVLIKAGQIGGKSFVILVPILGIVFFGVMLYKLAPLLNIKGRPFPKDLSTILRIRMTNGFFLLLLLLSTGCWGFYLLLHGVL from the coding sequence ATGAGCTTTGAAATTCTTTTAGGGATAGGCGCTGCCGTTTTTATCCTGATCTTTCTCACGTATGTTCTAGCACCTACTAAGAACCAAACGAACTTAGTGTTTTGGTCTGTTCTTCTCGTTTTATGCGGGGGAATTAACTTTGCAGTTTGGATCATCCGAGATTGGAACGAAGAAGGAACCACTCTGCAATGGGTCTTGATAGAAGCGACTACGTTTGTAGGAGCACTTCTTATCTCTTCCAGTAGAACGAGTAAGTCTTTTCCGATCGCTTGGAAATTTCTCTTAATCAACTCATTCGGTTTAGGTATCGCGTTTCTTGGGATCATACTCCTTCGTTCTTCTTTGCATGTGATCAACCAACCGATCGAGTTCTTAGCGGCTAATGCTTCTTCTCATCCTGAGATTATCTGGGTAGAGATTGGGCTTTGGCTTGCGATCTTCGGTTATACTGCAAAGCTCGGTCTCTTTCCGAATCACGTTTGGATCGAGGACACTTACGGAGAAAGTCCGACGCAAGTATCGTCTTTGCTTTCCTCATTCATTCCTGTTTCGGTGTGTTTCGCACTTAGACCCTTTGTGCATCTGGATCACCAACTCTTTCCTCATACATTCAGTGGTGCAGATGGACTCTTGGTGCTTGGGATCATCACGATCCTTTATAGTATATTCGCGATCTATGATAGAAATGATATCCGAAGGATCTCTGCTAAGGTCGCTCTTTTTCACACGGGAGCCCTCGCAGTATTTCTTTGGATGGATTTAAGCGAGACGGTATTTCTTTACATGATGGCTACGAACCTAGTCGTTAAGTCTCTTCTATTCATTAGCATGGGGATCGTGAGAATGGATGCCGGCAAAAGAGAGTTGGGTAAGATCATCCAAGCGGATTCAATCAACAAGCCTGCATTGTCTCTTTTCATCCTAGCGTTATTCTTAGCTTTCGTGATGCCTGGATCTCCTATCTTTGTTACAGACATTGTTCTTATCAAAGCGGGACAGATCGGAGGAAAATCCTTTGTGATCCTTGTTCCTATACTCGGGATCGTATTCTTCGGAGTAATGCTCTATAAGCTTGCGCCTCTTTTGAATATCAAAGGAAGACCATTTCCAAAGGATCTCTCCACCATTCTTAGGATCAGAATGACGAACGGATTCTTTTTACTTCTACTTCTTCTCAGCACCGGTTGCTGGGGATTTTACCTTCTTTTACATGGTGTATTATGA